The Thioalkalivibrio sulfidiphilus HL-EbGr7 genome includes a window with the following:
- a CDS encoding encapsulin-associated ferritin-like protein gives MSNEGYHEPYEELSDETRDMHRAIISLMEELEAVDWYQQRVDACKDEELKAILAHNRDEEKEHAAMVLEWIRRRDKTFDKELRDYLFTDKPIAGLEHEHKG, from the coding sequence ATGTCGAACGAAGGCTATCACGAGCCCTACGAGGAACTGAGCGACGAGACCCGCGACATGCACCGGGCCATCATCTCCCTGATGGAAGAGCTCGAGGCGGTGGACTGGTACCAGCAGCGCGTCGACGCCTGCAAGGACGAGGAGCTGAAGGCCATCCTCGCCCACAACCGGGACGAGGAAAAGGAACACGCCGCCATGGTGCTGGAGTGGATCCGTCGGCGCGACAAGACCTTCGACAAGGAACTGCGCGACTACCTGTTCACCGACAAACCCATCGCCGGCCTGGAACACGAACACAAGGGCTGA
- a CDS encoding rubrerythrin family protein, whose translation MELKGSKTEQSLKEAFAGESQANRRYLYFASKADVEGYNDVATVFRSTAEGETGHAHGHLEYLEACGDPATGLPFGSTEANLKTAIAGETHEYTDMYPGMAKTAREEGFDEVADWFETLAKAERSHANRFQKALDTLGS comes from the coding sequence ATGGAACTCAAAGGCAGCAAGACCGAGCAGAGCCTGAAGGAGGCTTTTGCTGGTGAATCCCAGGCCAACCGCCGTTACCTGTACTTCGCATCCAAGGCTGACGTGGAAGGCTACAACGACGTCGCCACCGTGTTCCGCTCCACCGCCGAAGGTGAGACCGGCCACGCCCACGGCCACCTGGAATACCTGGAAGCCTGCGGCGACCCCGCCACCGGCCTGCCCTTCGGCAGCACCGAGGCCAACCTGAAGACCGCCATCGCCGGCGAGACCCACGAGTACACCGACATGTACCCGGGCATGGCCAAGACCGCCCGTGAAGAGGGTTTCGACGAAGTGGCCGACTGGTTTGAGACCCTGGCCAAGGCCGAGCGCTCTCACGCCAACCGCTTCCAGAAGGCCCTGGACACCCTGGGCTCCTAA
- the queD gene encoding 6-carboxytetrahydropterin synthase QueD, whose product MAAQYTLKVLTDFASAHTLRDYPGACARMHGHNWKVEAEVIATRLDDIGMGMDFRDIKQIAREIAGRLDHRYLNELEPFTEVNPTAENIAAWFFREMAAQINGPHRRMHALTLWETERACVRYTED is encoded by the coding sequence ATGGCCGCCCAATACACCCTCAAGGTCCTCACCGACTTCGCCTCCGCCCACACGCTGCGGGACTACCCCGGCGCCTGCGCGCGCATGCACGGTCACAACTGGAAGGTGGAGGCCGAGGTGATCGCCACGCGCCTGGACGACATCGGCATGGGCATGGACTTCCGGGACATCAAGCAGATCGCCCGGGAGATCGCCGGGCGGCTGGACCACCGCTATCTCAATGAACTGGAGCCCTTCACCGAGGTCAATCCCACGGCGGAGAACATCGCCGCCTGGTTCTTCCGGGAGATGGCGGCCCAGATCAACGGCCCGCACCGGCGCATGCACGCGCTGACCCTGTGGGAAACCGAACGGGCCTGCGTCCGTTACACTGAAGACTAG
- the folE2 gene encoding GTP cyclohydrolase FolE2, with protein MSNIAPKAISGGMPDVQASADTRQIPINKVGIKDIRHPVRVSDRTGSEQHTVARFNMYVNLPHNFKGTHMSRFVEILNNHEYEITVQSFKQMLHEMAERLEAGSGHIEMSFPFFVNKRAPVSGVMSLMDYDVSFIGEIHDGVAQMNIKVVVPVTSLCPCSKKISDYGAHNQRSHVTINARVGEFVWIEELIDLVESEASCELYGLLKRPDEKHVTERAYDNPKFVEDMVRDVAARLNADERIRAYAVESENFESIHNHSAYALIEKDKDA; from the coding sequence ATGAGCAACATCGCACCCAAGGCCATCTCCGGCGGCATGCCCGACGTGCAGGCCAGCGCCGACACCCGCCAGATCCCCATCAACAAGGTGGGCATCAAGGACATCCGCCACCCGGTGCGGGTGAGCGATCGGACCGGCTCCGAGCAGCACACCGTGGCGCGCTTCAACATGTACGTGAACCTGCCCCACAACTTCAAGGGCACGCACATGTCCCGTTTCGTGGAGATCCTCAACAACCACGAATATGAGATCACCGTGCAGTCCTTCAAGCAGATGCTGCACGAGATGGCCGAGCGCCTCGAGGCCGGCTCCGGCCATATCGAGATGAGCTTCCCGTTCTTCGTCAACAAGCGCGCGCCGGTCTCGGGCGTGATGAGCCTGATGGACTACGACGTGAGCTTCATCGGCGAGATCCACGACGGCGTGGCGCAGATGAACATCAAGGTGGTGGTGCCGGTGACCAGCCTGTGCCCCTGCTCCAAGAAGATCTCCGACTACGGCGCCCACAACCAGCGCTCCCACGTGACCATCAACGCCCGGGTGGGCGAGTTCGTGTGGATCGAGGAACTGATCGACCTGGTGGAGAGCGAGGCCTCCTGCGAGCTCTACGGCCTGCTCAAGCGCCCCGACGAGAAGCACGTCACCGAGCGTGCCTACGACAACCCCAAGTTCGTGGAAGACATGGTGCGCGACGTGGCCGCCCGCCTGAATGCCGACGAGCGCATCCGCGCCTACGCGGTGGAATCGGAGAACTTCGAGTCCATCCACAACCACTCGGCGTATGCGCTGATTGAGAAGGACAAGGACGCGTAG
- a CDS encoding heterodisulfide reductase-related iron-sulfur binding cluster, with protein sequence MSAPIEGQREGSLEAPTRHPLNWRDPEFYNEESLFTELERVFDICHGCRRCVSLCNSFPTLFDLVDESETMEVDGVAKADYWKVVDHCYLCDLCYLTKCPYVPPHPWNLDFPHVMLRAKAVRYKKEGAKASHKLMSSTDTVGKLAGIPVVAQAVNAANKMKPVRKVLDKVMGVHPDAILPEYHSNTGRKRLKNHSSSNKPEAVGRTQGQVALFATCYGNYNEPHIVEDLVKVFEHNGIPVTLAEKERCCGMPKLELGDLEAVEDAKNHNIPVLVKAIDAGYDIVAPVPSCVLMFKQELPLMYPDDADVQKVKAHIFDPFEYLMIRQKEGRMNTEFKEKLGKIAYHASCHLRVQNIGLKTREALELVPGTEIDVIERCSGHDGTYAVKSEFHEISMKICRPVVSRVQKAGADHYSSDCPMAGHQIENGLDGDKAPEHPLTLLRKAYGL encoded by the coding sequence ATGTCCGCACCGATCGAAGGTCAGAGAGAAGGAAGCCTGGAAGCGCCCACCCGTCACCCCCTCAATTGGCGCGACCCGGAGTTCTACAACGAGGAATCCCTGTTCACTGAACTGGAGCGGGTGTTCGACATCTGTCACGGCTGCCGCCGTTGCGTGAGCCTCTGCAATTCCTTCCCCACCCTGTTCGACCTGGTGGACGAATCCGAGACCATGGAAGTGGACGGCGTGGCCAAGGCCGATTACTGGAAGGTGGTGGATCACTGCTACCTGTGTGATCTGTGCTACCTGACCAAGTGCCCCTATGTGCCCCCGCACCCGTGGAACCTGGACTTCCCCCACGTGATGCTGCGCGCCAAGGCCGTGCGCTACAAGAAGGAAGGCGCCAAGGCGAGCCACAAGCTCATGTCCTCCACTGACACGGTCGGCAAGCTGGCCGGTATCCCGGTGGTGGCCCAGGCGGTCAACGCCGCCAACAAGATGAAGCCCGTGCGCAAGGTGCTGGACAAGGTGATGGGCGTGCACCCCGACGCCATCCTGCCCGAGTACCACAGCAACACCGGGCGCAAGCGTCTGAAGAACCACAGCTCCAGCAACAAGCCGGAGGCCGTGGGTCGGACCCAGGGCCAGGTGGCCCTGTTCGCCACCTGCTACGGCAACTACAACGAGCCCCACATCGTCGAGGACCTGGTCAAGGTCTTCGAGCACAACGGCATCCCCGTGACGCTCGCCGAGAAGGAGCGCTGCTGCGGCATGCCGAAGCTCGAGCTGGGTGACCTGGAGGCCGTCGAAGACGCCAAGAACCACAACATCCCGGTGCTGGTGAAGGCCATCGACGCGGGCTATGACATCGTCGCCCCGGTGCCCTCCTGCGTGCTCATGTTCAAGCAGGAGCTGCCGCTCATGTACCCGGACGATGCGGACGTGCAGAAGGTCAAGGCGCACATCTTCGATCCCTTCGAGTACCTGATGATCCGGCAGAAGGAAGGCAGGATGAACACCGAGTTCAAGGAAAAGCTCGGCAAGATCGCCTACCACGCCTCCTGCCACCTGCGCGTGCAGAACATCGGCCTGAAGACCCGCGAGGCCCTGGAACTGGTGCCCGGCACCGAGATCGACGTGATCGAGCGCTGCTCCGGCCACGACGGTACCTACGCGGTGAAGAGCGAGTTCCACGAGATCTCCATGAAGATCTGCCGCCCGGTGGTGAGCCGGGTGCAGAAGGCCGGGGCGGATCACTACTCCAGTGACTGCCCCATGGCCGGGCACCAGATCGAGAACGGCCTGGACGGCGACAAGGCCCCGGAGCATCCGCTGACCCTGCTGCGCAAGGCCTACGGTCTGTAA
- the bamC gene encoding outer membrane protein assembly factor BamC yields the protein MLGDRRDTAHHGATTGRALEVPPDLLPPEVDATYRIPARGDGRVSAVEAERRQQPSGILGAGVSADGTVAEVAPRELGDVAVRRDGAVRWLEIRAEPEQIWPSLRAFWQEQDFELRRDEPRIGIMETDWKETRLGAPVTGFRATLGRTLGTLYDAGLRDQYRVRLERESEGVTALFLSHRGVESVATTQEGAGMRWVPRPADPELEAEMLTRLLVFLGQEDAAARTALDAADHGTQIREREVDGQPGIELSGEFTSVWRRVGLALDRAGLLVDDQDRSRRVFHVTYNPDTATQSGFFSRMFRRETLDAGARYQIHLVQEGDWTRVTVRSREGELLRAPEARSVLVRLQEELR from the coding sequence ATGTTGGGCGACCGACGCGATACCGCCCATCACGGCGCCACCACCGGCCGTGCCCTGGAGGTGCCGCCGGATCTGCTGCCGCCGGAGGTGGACGCCACCTACCGCATCCCGGCCCGAGGCGATGGCCGCGTCAGCGCCGTGGAGGCCGAGCGTCGTCAGCAGCCCTCGGGCATCCTGGGCGCCGGTGTCTCCGCCGATGGCACCGTCGCCGAGGTGGCCCCCCGGGAGCTGGGTGATGTGGCCGTGCGCCGCGACGGCGCCGTGCGCTGGCTGGAGATCCGCGCCGAGCCCGAGCAGATCTGGCCCTCGCTGCGCGCCTTCTGGCAGGAGCAGGACTTCGAGCTGCGCCGGGACGAGCCGCGCATCGGCATCATGGAGACCGACTGGAAGGAGACCCGACTGGGCGCGCCCGTGACCGGTTTCCGGGCCACCCTGGGCCGCACCCTGGGCACCCTCTATGACGCCGGACTGCGCGATCAGTACCGCGTCCGACTGGAGCGGGAGTCCGAGGGCGTGACCGCCCTGTTCCTGAGCCATCGGGGCGTGGAGAGCGTGGCCACCACCCAGGAAGGCGCCGGCATGCGCTGGGTACCGCGGCCCGCGGATCCTGAACTGGAGGCGGAGATGCTCACCCGCCTGCTGGTGTTCCTGGGCCAGGAGGATGCCGCGGCCCGCACCGCCCTGGATGCGGCCGATCACGGCACTCAGATACGCGAGCGCGAGGTGGATGGCCAGCCGGGCATCGAGCTGAGCGGCGAGTTCACCTCCGTGTGGCGTCGTGTGGGCCTGGCCCTGGATCGCGCCGGCCTGCTGGTGGATGACCAGGACCGTAGCCGTCGCGTCTTCCACGTGACCTACAACCCCGACACGGCCACCCAGAGCGGCTTCTTCAGCCGCATGTTCCGGCGTGAGACTCTGGACGCCGGCGCCCGCTACCAGATCCACCTGGTGCAGGAGGGCGACTGGACCCGGGTGACCGTACGCAGTCGCGAGGGTGAGCTGCTGCGGGCCCCCGAGGCGCGCAGCGTGCTGGTTCGTCTGCAGGAAGAACTGCGTTAG
- the dxs gene encoding 1-deoxy-D-xylulose-5-phosphate synthase, with the protein MSQPESYPLLSRIGSPSDLRELPAAELPALAGELRAFLLESVSSTGGHLASNLGTVELTIALHYVFNTPDDRLVWDVGHQSYPHKILTGRREAMPGLRKKGGLAGFPKRAESPYDTFGVGHSSTSISAALGMALAARQLGEDRHAVAIIGDGAMTAGMAFEALNHAGDQKANLLVVLNDNEMSISPNVGAMNNYLARLLSGKVYSTVREGSKRVLDHMPPMREFMRRAEEHMKGMIVPGTLFEELGFNYYGPIDGHDLPSLVKTLKNLRALPGPRLLHVVTRKGHGYAPAEQDPCGYHGVGQFDPSQGLAAGKTPSSPSYTQVFGQWLCDMAEADPRLVGITPAMREGSGLVEFSQRFPERYHDVGIAEQHALTVAAGMACDGLKPVVAIYSTFLQRAYDQLIHDIAIQNLPVLLAIDRAGVVGPDGPTHAGSFDLSYLRCVPNLTVMAPADEDECRRMLSTGFHLDGPAAVRYPRGKGPGAALDPGLDTLPVGKAQLRRKGRGVALLAFGAVLPAALAAAEPLDATVVNMRFVKPLDEALVREMAEGHDLLVTLEDNVVAGGAGSAVAESLAVQGITVPLLHLGLPDRFQEHGSREELLSEAGLDAEGILAAVRARLNDVPSRSGRDDCLSAPTRVISK; encoded by the coding sequence ATGAGCCAGCCTGAGTCCTATCCCCTGTTGTCCCGCATCGGGTCGCCCTCGGATCTGCGTGAACTGCCCGCAGCCGAACTCCCGGCCCTGGCGGGGGAACTGCGCGCCTTCCTGCTGGAGTCGGTCTCCAGCACCGGCGGCCACCTGGCCTCCAACCTGGGCACGGTGGAGCTGACCATCGCCCTGCACTACGTGTTCAACACCCCCGACGACCGCCTGGTCTGGGACGTGGGCCACCAGAGCTACCCCCACAAGATCCTCACCGGCCGCCGCGAGGCCATGCCCGGCCTGCGCAAGAAGGGCGGCCTGGCCGGTTTTCCCAAGCGCGCCGAGAGCCCCTACGACACCTTCGGCGTGGGCCATTCCAGCACCTCCATCAGCGCCGCCCTGGGGATGGCCCTGGCCGCGCGGCAGCTGGGCGAGGACCGCCACGCGGTGGCCATCATCGGCGACGGTGCCATGACCGCGGGCATGGCCTTCGAGGCCCTGAACCACGCCGGCGACCAGAAGGCCAACCTGCTGGTGGTGCTCAACGACAACGAGATGTCCATCTCCCCCAACGTGGGCGCCATGAACAACTACCTGGCGCGCCTGCTCTCGGGCAAGGTCTATTCCACGGTGCGCGAGGGCAGCAAGCGGGTGCTGGACCACATGCCCCCCATGCGCGAGTTCATGCGCCGCGCCGAGGAGCACATGAAGGGCATGATCGTGCCCGGCACCCTGTTCGAGGAGCTGGGCTTCAACTACTACGGGCCCATTGACGGCCACGACCTGCCGTCCCTGGTGAAGACCCTGAAGAACCTGCGCGCCCTGCCCGGCCCGCGCCTGCTGCACGTGGTCACCCGCAAGGGCCACGGCTACGCGCCCGCCGAGCAGGACCCCTGCGGCTACCACGGCGTGGGGCAGTTCGATCCCAGCCAGGGCCTAGCCGCCGGCAAGACCCCCTCCAGCCCCAGCTACACCCAGGTGTTCGGCCAGTGGCTCTGCGACATGGCCGAGGCCGATCCGCGCCTGGTGGGCATCACCCCGGCCATGCGCGAGGGCTCCGGGCTGGTGGAATTCTCCCAGCGCTTCCCCGAGCGTTATCACGACGTGGGCATCGCCGAGCAGCACGCCCTGACCGTGGCCGCCGGCATGGCCTGCGACGGGCTCAAGCCGGTGGTGGCCATCTACTCCACCTTCCTGCAGCGGGCCTACGACCAGCTGATCCACGACATCGCCATCCAGAACCTGCCGGTGCTGCTGGCCATCGACCGGGCCGGCGTGGTGGGGCCCGACGGCCCCACCCACGCGGGCAGCTTCGACCTGAGCTACCTGCGCTGCGTACCCAACCTGACCGTCATGGCCCCCGCCGACGAGGACGAGTGCCGGCGCATGCTGAGCACCGGCTTTCACCTGGACGGCCCGGCGGCGGTGCGCTACCCCCGGGGCAAGGGGCCGGGCGCGGCCCTCGACCCGGGCCTTGACACCCTGCCCGTGGGCAAGGCGCAACTGCGCCGCAAGGGCCGGGGTGTCGCCCTGCTGGCCTTCGGCGCCGTGCTGCCGGCGGCCCTGGCCGCGGCGGAACCCCTGGATGCCACGGTGGTCAACATGCGCTTCGTCAAGCCCCTGGACGAGGCCCTGGTGCGGGAGATGGCCGAGGGTCACGACCTGCTGGTGACCCTGGAAGACAACGTGGTGGCCGGCGGCGCCGGCAGCGCCGTGGCCGAGAGCCTGGCTGTCCAGGGCATTACCGTGCCCCTGTTGCACCTGGGCCTGCCGGACCGTTTCCAGGAGCACGGCAGCCGGGAAGAACTGCTCTCCGAGGCCGGCCTGGACGCCGAGGGCATCCTCGCGGCCGTGCGCGCGCGGCTGAACGATGTACCGTCCCGGTCCGGGCGTGACGATTGCCTGTCCGCGCCCACTCGGGTAATATCCAAGTAA
- a CDS encoding MBL fold metallo-hydrolase produces MAGQPVRGIRFASLGSGSRGNCLVVQAGRTRVMVDCGFSVAETERRLARLGLAPEDIDAVLITHEHSDHVGSAAAFSRRHRRQVWLTAGTYDALRDTDFHALRIIHAHEPLALGDLAIDPYPVPHDAREPCQFVLSDGDRRLGLLTDAGSVTPHMRRVLDGCHALLLECNHDVQMLATGPYPESLKRRVGGDYGHLANTQAEALLAEMDTSRLTHLVAMHLSEKNNTEALALEALSRALGCTPQWLDVARQEEGFGWRDA; encoded by the coding sequence ATGGCGGGTCAGCCGGTTCGGGGAATCCGCTTCGCCTCCCTTGGCAGCGGCAGCCGCGGCAACTGCCTGGTGGTGCAGGCGGGCCGCACCCGGGTGATGGTGGACTGCGGTTTCTCGGTTGCGGAGACCGAGCGCCGCCTGGCCCGCCTGGGGCTTGCACCCGAGGACATCGACGCGGTGCTCATCACCCACGAGCACAGCGATCACGTGGGCAGCGCCGCGGCCTTCTCGCGGCGCCACCGCCGCCAGGTGTGGCTCACCGCCGGCACCTACGATGCCTTGCGTGATACCGACTTCCACGCCCTGCGCATCATCCACGCCCATGAGCCCCTGGCCCTGGGCGATCTTGCCATCGATCCCTACCCGGTGCCCCACGATGCCCGGGAGCCCTGCCAGTTCGTGCTCAGTGACGGCGACCGCCGCCTGGGTCTGCTCACGGATGCGGGCTCGGTGACGCCCCACATGCGCCGGGTGCTGGACGGCTGTCACGCGCTGCTGCTGGAGTGCAATCACGATGTGCAGATGCTCGCCACGGGCCCGTATCCGGAATCCCTGAAGCGGCGCGTGGGGGGCGACTACGGCCACCTGGCCAACACCCAGGCCGAGGCCCTGCTGGCGGAGATGGACACCAGCCGGCTCACTCACCTGGTGGCCATGCACCTGTCGGAGAAGAACAACACCGAGGCCCTGGCCCTGGAGGCCCTGTCACGGGCGCTGGGGTGTACGCCCCAGTGGCTGGACGTGGCGCGGCAGGAGGAGGGGTTTGGCTGGAGGGATGCCTGA
- a CDS encoding DUF3501 family protein, whose translation MMDKLTRDDLYSLEKYAEVRPQFRAEVMKHKRDRIVPVGPNVTLHFEDRLTMQYQIQEMLRAERIYESEGIMEELEAYNPLIPDGSNFKATMMVEFDDVEERKVALAKLIGIEDKTWVQVSGFDRVYAIADEDMERDTEEKTSSVHFMRFELTPDMVKAAKSGAAISVGVDHDNYAHQVEPLPQGIRDSLARDLA comes from the coding sequence ATGATGGACAAGCTGACCCGAGACGATCTGTATTCCCTGGAGAAGTATGCCGAGGTGCGGCCCCAGTTCCGCGCCGAGGTGATGAAGCACAAGCGTGACCGCATCGTGCCGGTGGGTCCCAACGTGACCCTGCATTTTGAAGACCGGCTGACCATGCAGTACCAGATCCAGGAGATGCTGCGGGCCGAGCGCATCTACGAATCCGAGGGCATCATGGAGGAGCTGGAGGCCTACAACCCCCTGATCCCCGACGGCAGCAACTTCAAGGCCACCATGATGGTGGAATTCGATGACGTGGAGGAGCGCAAGGTCGCCCTGGCCAAACTCATCGGCATCGAGGACAAGACCTGGGTGCAGGTCAGCGGCTTCGACAGGGTCTATGCCATTGCCGACGAGGACATGGAGCGCGACACCGAGGAAAAGACCTCCTCCGTGCATTTCATGCGCTTTGAGCTGACCCCCGACATGGTCAAGGCTGCCAAGTCCGGTGCCGCCATCAGTGTCGGCGTGGACCATGACAACTACGCCCACCAGGTGGAGCCGCTTCCCCAGGGCATCCGGGATTCTCTCGCCAGGGATCTGGCATAA
- the dapA gene encoding 4-hydroxy-tetrahydrodipicolinate synthase, with protein MFHGSMVALVTPMEADGSVSDASLAELVEFHIQKGTDAIVAVGTTGESATLDFDEHCEVIRKVVDRVAGRIPVIAGTGANSTSEAIELTRCAMQAGADACLLVTPYYNKPTQEGLYLHHKAVAEAVPIPQILYNVPGRTAVDMHNDTVVRLAEISNIVGLKDATGDLDRARDLVARCGGKIDLYSGDDATAMEFLLLGGKGVISVTANVAPAEMHQMCEAAMRGDRAAAEAINARIDLLHRNLFLEANPIPVKWALEQMGLIPPGIRLPLTRLSERFHAPVREALAAAGITLNA; from the coding sequence ATGTTTCACGGCAGTATGGTGGCCCTGGTGACGCCCATGGAGGCAGACGGTTCCGTCTCCGACGCATCCCTGGCGGAGCTGGTTGAGTTCCACATTCAGAAGGGCACCGACGCCATCGTCGCCGTGGGCACCACCGGCGAGTCCGCGACCCTGGATTTCGACGAGCACTGCGAGGTCATCCGCAAGGTGGTGGATCGGGTGGCGGGGCGCATCCCGGTGATCGCCGGCACCGGCGCCAATTCCACCTCCGAGGCCATCGAACTGACCCGCTGCGCGATGCAGGCCGGGGCCGATGCCTGCCTGCTGGTGACCCCCTACTACAACAAGCCGACCCAGGAAGGCCTGTACCTGCACCACAAGGCCGTGGCCGAGGCGGTGCCCATCCCGCAGATCCTCTACAACGTCCCTGGCCGTACCGCAGTGGACATGCACAACGACACCGTGGTGCGCCTGGCGGAGATCTCCAACATCGTCGGCCTGAAGGATGCCACCGGCGACCTGGACCGCGCCCGGGACCTGGTGGCCCGCTGCGGCGGGAAGATCGACCTCTACAGTGGCGATGACGCCACCGCCATGGAGTTCCTGCTGCTGGGCGGCAAGGGCGTGATCTCGGTGACCGCGAACGTGGCCCCTGCCGAGATGCACCAGATGTGCGAGGCGGCGATGCGCGGCGATCGTGCAGCCGCCGAGGCCATCAATGCCCGCATCGACCTGCTGCACCGCAACCTGTTCCTGGAAGCCAATCCGATCCCCGTGAAGTGGGCCCTGGAGCAGATGGGTCTGATCCCCCCGGGGATACGTCTGCCCCTGACCCGCCTGTCCGAACGCTTCCATGCCCCCGTGCGCGAGGCCCTCGCCGCCGCGGGCATCACCCTCAACGCCTGA
- the ispA gene encoding (2E,6E)-farnesyl diphosphate synthase has protein sequence MSPTNMEQHISALRARLEQALDRWIPAETTHPARLHEAMRYSALGGGKRVRPVLVYGAGQALGVAPERLDGPACAVELIHVYSLIHDDLPAMDNDDLRRGKPTCHKAFDEAMAILAGDAMQALAFQILSMDPDMLDDPARRLRMMETLARAAGSRGMAGGQAIDLGSVGKQLDIAQLEDMHVHKTGALIRASVLLGALSAPEVDKAHLENLDRFAKCVGLAFQIRDDILDVEGDTATLGKTQGADQALNKPTYPALIGLEESRQAARELVDQALGALEGFGAEADLLRWIARYIVERIH, from the coding sequence ATGAGCCCGACAAATATGGAACAGCACATCTCCGCTCTGCGGGCGCGCCTGGAGCAGGCCCTGGACCGCTGGATCCCTGCCGAGACCACCCACCCCGCACGCCTGCACGAGGCCATGCGCTATTCGGCGCTGGGCGGCGGCAAGCGGGTGCGCCCGGTGCTGGTCTATGGCGCCGGCCAAGCCCTCGGCGTGGCGCCCGAACGGCTGGACGGCCCGGCCTGCGCCGTGGAGCTGATCCACGTCTACTCCCTGATCCACGACGACCTGCCGGCCATGGACAACGACGACCTGCGCCGGGGCAAGCCCACCTGCCACAAGGCCTTCGACGAGGCCATGGCCATCCTGGCCGGCGACGCCATGCAGGCCCTAGCCTTCCAGATCCTGTCCATGGACCCGGACATGCTCGACGACCCGGCCCGGCGCCTGCGCATGATGGAAACCCTGGCCCGTGCCGCCGGCTCCCGGGGCATGGCCGGCGGCCAGGCCATCGACCTGGGCTCGGTGGGCAAACAGCTGGACATCGCCCAGCTGGAAGACATGCACGTGCACAAGACCGGTGCCCTGATCCGCGCCAGCGTCCTGCTCGGGGCGCTGAGCGCGCCCGAGGTGGACAAGGCCCACCTGGAGAACCTGGACCGCTTCGCCAAGTGCGTTGGCCTGGCCTTCCAGATCCGCGACGACATCCTGGACGTGGAGGGCGACACCGCGACCCTGGGCAAGACCCAGGGGGCCGACCAGGCCCTGAACAAGCCCACCTACCCCGCCCTGATCGGCCTGGAGGAATCCCGCCAGGCGGCCCGCGAACTGGTGGACCAGGCGCTGGGCGCCCTGGAGGGCTTCGGGGCAGAGGCGGATCTGCTGCGCTGGATCGCCCGGTATATCGTCGAGCGTATCCACTGA
- a CDS encoding glycine cleavage system protein R, translated as MTRKPDPKHSTHLVISAIGEDRPGLVESLSRAVLESGCSIEDSRMSVLGGHFAVIMLASGNWNTLSKLDNALDQLRKQQFLEIISQRTTQRSPSARALPYGVDVVALDQPGIVHQLAGFFSARGINIQEMSTHAYNAAHTATPMFAAHLTVELPATEHIASLRDDFLDFCDELNLDGVIEPIKG; from the coding sequence ATGACCCGCAAACCGGACCCCAAGCACAGCACTCACCTGGTCATCTCCGCCATCGGCGAGGATCGTCCCGGCCTGGTGGAAAGCCTGTCCAGGGCGGTGCTGGAGAGCGGTTGCAGCATCGAGGACAGCCGCATGAGCGTGCTGGGTGGGCATTTCGCCGTGATCATGCTCGCCTCCGGCAACTGGAACACCCTGAGCAAGCTCGACAATGCATTGGATCAACTGCGCAAGCAGCAGTTCCTGGAGATCATCAGCCAGCGCACCACCCAACGCTCCCCCAGCGCCCGGGCCCTGCCCTATGGCGTGGACGTGGTGGCCCTGGACCAGCCTGGCATCGTGCACCAGCTGGCGGGGTTCTTCTCCGCCCGGGGCATCAACATCCAGGAGATGAGCACCCACGCCTACAACGCGGCGCACACGGCCACCCCCATGTTCGCCGCCCACCTGACGGTGGAGTTGCCCGCCACGGAGCACATCGCCAGCCTGCGGGACGATTTCCTGGATTTCTGCGATGAACTGAACCTGGACGGGGTGATCGAACCGATT
- a CDS encoding exodeoxyribonuclease VII small subunit encodes MAKKNAPSAPADFEQALGELEALVERMEQGELSLEASLAEFERGIALARQCQQALQAAEQKVRLLSGEGEEVPLDTPDAEDGDGE; translated from the coding sequence TTGGCCAAGAAAAACGCACCTTCCGCACCGGCGGATTTCGAGCAGGCCCTGGGCGAACTGGAAGCCCTGGTTGAACGCATGGAACAGGGCGAGCTGAGCCTGGAGGCCTCCCTGGCCGAGTTCGAGCGGGGCATCGCCCTGGCGCGTCAGTGCCAGCAGGCCCTGCAGGCGGCGGAGCAGAAGGTGCGCCTGCTCAGCGGTGAGGGGGAAGAAGTGCCCCTGGATACGCCTGATGCCGAGGATGGGGACGGCGAATGA